A region from the Candidatus Binatia bacterium genome encodes:
- a CDS encoding alpha/beta hydrolase, with amino-acid sequence MREFRERFYRSGPLRIHFRDWGALDAPPLVLVHGLRDHSHSFDDLARGLSRDYRVYAADLRGHGDSETTPYYAFGHFVGDLRNLVRALRLERPVVVGHSFGGEVVGQWAGAFPDVPRAVVILEGLGPPPHPMKWRVARHRMAWNAVDRAQRGVRGLPDLEAAYKRLREKNPRLAEDKARELTELGTRAREDGTLEWKFDPMLATLSVTGSFSIDYMRAFWAEIQAPALLINGSESGEFWFDKPGATYLEPDELERRVGSFGNGRLVEIDGAGHMLHFDRPDELLAEIRSFLQTVPA; translated from the coding sequence ATGCGCGAGTTTCGTGAACGCTTCTATCGCAGCGGCCCGCTCCGGATTCACTTTCGGGACTGGGGCGCGCTGGACGCTCCGCCGTTGGTCCTGGTGCACGGCCTGCGCGATCACAGCCATTCCTTCGATGATCTCGCTCGCGGGCTGAGTCGCGACTACCGCGTCTACGCGGCCGATCTGCGGGGGCACGGGGACAGCGAAACGACTCCCTACTATGCGTTCGGCCATTTCGTAGGAGATCTGCGCAACCTCGTTCGGGCTCTTCGTCTCGAACGGCCGGTCGTCGTCGGACACTCGTTTGGGGGCGAGGTCGTCGGGCAATGGGCGGGTGCGTTTCCCGACGTCCCGCGCGCCGTCGTGATCCTGGAAGGTCTCGGTCCGCCCCCGCATCCGATGAAGTGGCGCGTCGCGCGGCATCGGATGGCGTGGAACGCGGTCGACCGCGCCCAGCGCGGCGTGCGCGGCTTGCCGGATCTCGAGGCGGCGTACAAACGACTTCGGGAGAAGAACCCGCGGCTCGCGGAGGACAAGGCACGGGAGCTCACCGAGCTGGGCACGCGGGCTCGCGAGGATGGCACGCTCGAGTGGAAGTTCGATCCGATGCTCGCGACGCTCAGCGTGACGGGCTCCTTCTCGATCGACTACATGCGTGCGTTCTGGGCCGAGATCCAGGCACCCGCGTTGCTGATCAATGGGAGTGAGTCGGGGGAGTTTTGGTTCGACAAGCCGGGTGCGACTTACCTTGAGCCGGACGAACTCGAAAGGCGGGTCGGATCATTCGGCAATGGGCGCCTCGTCGAGATCGATGGGGCCGGTCACATGTTGCATTTCGACCGGCCAGACGAGCTCCTCGCGGAGATCCGCTCGTTTCTCCAGACCGTGCCGGCCTGA
- a CDS encoding monovalent cation:proton antiporter-2 (CPA2) family protein, translated as MELLRDATIYLFAAVVAVSLFRYLGLGSVLGYLAAGIAIGPQALGLIEDPERILHFAEIGVVFLLFVIGLELRPSRLWVLRRAVFGLGALQLVSAAAALAGLLMVLRGSGLADGVVLGLALGLSSTAFVLQLLWEKGDLRSPHGRAAFGVLLFQDLAVIPILALLPIFGKDPNPAEGDPLWGSLGTLAALLALVVTGRYLLRPALRIVVHSRTHEIFIAATLLLVLSASLAMVSLGLSMALGAFVAGVILADSEYRHELEASVEPFKGLLLGLFFLSVGMTLDVALFFEQPLLALGLAFLFMLVKAALLFGAGVVMGVGAGPSRRMALLLCQGGEFAFVILSAAPAYDLLNPESVRLTTLIVTLSMGLTPLLVLIDERFLVPWLDSEAPARENEPQPEAHEVIIAGFGRTGQVVARILRARGIEFTALERDPGHLDFVRRFGNTVYFGDAGQLDLLRAAGAGDAKLLVVTVNDAAGSLRIVEMARKHFPQLEIYAAARNRQHALALREVGAKYVMRLTFVSSLELSEAVLCGLGAPPERAARTVEIFREHDEATLEHQFALHKDDDALVQSAREAEEELRLLIEADEEIEAEVEVA; from the coding sequence ATGGAGCTCCTTCGAGACGCGACGATCTATCTCTTCGCTGCGGTGGTGGCCGTGTCGCTGTTCCGGTACCTGGGGCTCGGTTCGGTACTGGGCTATCTCGCGGCTGGGATCGCGATCGGTCCGCAAGCCCTGGGTCTCATCGAGGACCCGGAGAGGATCCTCCACTTCGCGGAGATCGGCGTCGTTTTTCTCCTCTTCGTGATCGGGCTGGAACTCCGGCCGTCCCGCCTCTGGGTGCTCCGTCGAGCGGTCTTCGGGCTCGGTGCTCTTCAGTTGGTGTCCGCGGCCGCCGCCCTCGCCGGGCTCTTGATGGTGTTGCGGGGCAGCGGTCTCGCAGATGGCGTGGTCCTGGGGCTCGCTCTGGGGCTGTCGTCCACCGCGTTCGTCCTCCAGCTGCTTTGGGAGAAGGGAGACCTGCGGTCGCCTCATGGTCGCGCGGCCTTCGGAGTCCTGCTGTTTCAGGACCTGGCCGTCATCCCGATTCTGGCGCTCCTGCCTATCTTCGGAAAGGATCCGAACCCGGCCGAGGGCGACCCGCTCTGGGGATCGCTTGGGACCCTGGCCGCGTTGCTCGCGCTGGTCGTCACGGGCCGATACCTGCTGCGTCCGGCACTGCGCATCGTCGTTCACTCCAGGACGCACGAGATCTTCATCGCAGCGACGTTACTGCTCGTCCTCAGCGCATCGTTGGCGATGGTCAGCCTCGGTCTTTCAATGGCGCTGGGCGCGTTCGTCGCGGGCGTGATCCTCGCTGACTCCGAGTATCGCCATGAACTCGAGGCATCCGTCGAACCGTTCAAGGGACTCCTGCTCGGACTCTTCTTCCTCTCTGTGGGGATGACGCTCGACGTTGCCTTGTTCTTCGAGCAGCCGCTCCTCGCGCTTGGCTTGGCGTTCCTTTTCATGCTCGTGAAGGCGGCTCTATTGTTCGGTGCGGGCGTCGTGATGGGCGTCGGGGCCGGGCCGTCTCGGCGCATGGCGCTCTTGCTGTGTCAGGGCGGGGAGTTTGCGTTCGTCATTCTGTCCGCCGCTCCGGCGTACGATCTACTGAATCCGGAATCCGTGCGGCTGACGACTCTGATCGTGACGCTGTCGATGGGTCTGACGCCGCTCCTTGTGTTGATCGACGAACGCTTCCTCGTCCCGTGGTTGGATTCGGAGGCGCCGGCTCGGGAGAACGAGCCGCAACCAGAGGCTCATGAGGTGATCATCGCGGGCTTCGGTCGCACAGGGCAGGTCGTGGCGCGAATCCTTCGAGCGCGGGGAATCGAGTTCACAGCGCTCGAGCGTGATCCCGGCCACTTGGATTTCGTGCGGCGGTTCGGGAACACGGTCTACTTCGGCGATGCGGGTCAGCTCGACCTCCTGCGAGCGGCCGGCGCGGGCGATGCAAAGCTGCTCGTCGTGACGGTCAACGACGCCGCGGGCTCTCTACGGATCGTGGAGATGGCCCGCAAGCACTTCCCACAGCTCGAGATCTACGCGGCCGCGAGGAATCGTCAACACGCTCTGGCGTTGCGAGAGGTAGGGGCAAAGTACGTGATGCGGCTCACGTTCGTTTCTAGCCTGGAACTCTCCGAGGCCGTTCTGTGCGGGCTCGGGGCTCCGCCGGAACGCGCAGCACGCACGGTCGAGATCTTCCGCGAGCATGATGAGGCCACGCTCGAACACCAGTTCGCGCTTCACAAGGACGACGATGCACTGGTGCAATCCGCTCGGGAGGCCGAGGAGGAGCTGAGGCTCTTGATCGAGGCGGACGAAGAGATCGAAGCCGAGGTGGAAGTCGCTTAG
- a CDS encoding SDR family NAD(P)-dependent oxidoreductase has protein sequence MSQRTAMVTGASRGIGKAIAVALAAAGYDVAITARTVREGEERAAEGLTSKPIGGSLDTTAAEIESHGRRAVSIPLDLLERESLVPAAQRALAALGHVDVLVNNAIFVGPGNHDRFLDIPPDILEKRLFANVTAQLLVTQPILAAMVDRGRGTILGITSGAGQRPPPAAPGEGGWAIAYGCSKGGFHRIAGHIAVEYGDRGIEALNLQPGLVATERVLASGGPVEWIAERGVPPALIGRVAAHVAGEPAGTFENGSTIEAQPFARNQGWLK, from the coding sequence GTGTCGCAACGAACCGCCATGGTGACCGGGGCGAGCCGTGGGATCGGCAAAGCGATCGCCGTCGCGCTCGCCGCGGCCGGATACGACGTCGCCATCACCGCCCGCACGGTGCGGGAAGGGGAGGAGCGGGCCGCCGAAGGTCTTACCTCGAAACCGATCGGCGGGAGCCTCGACACGACGGCCGCCGAGATCGAGAGCCACGGAAGACGTGCCGTCTCGATTCCGCTTGATCTGCTCGAGCGCGAGTCCTTGGTGCCGGCCGCGCAGCGCGCGCTCGCGGCGCTCGGGCACGTCGACGTTCTCGTGAACAACGCGATCTTCGTCGGTCCCGGGAACCACGATCGCTTTCTCGACATTCCTCCGGACATCCTCGAGAAGCGGCTCTTCGCGAACGTCACGGCGCAACTTCTTGTGACGCAACCGATTCTCGCGGCGATGGTCGACCGGGGCCGGGGCACGATCCTGGGCATCACCTCGGGCGCCGGCCAGCGCCCACCGCCGGCCGCGCCCGGCGAAGGTGGATGGGCGATCGCATATGGCTGCTCGAAGGGCGGCTTCCACCGGATCGCGGGCCACATTGCCGTCGAGTACGGAGATCGCGGGATCGAGGCCCTGAACCTCCAACCGGGGCTGGTCGCGACGGAGAGGGTGCTCGCCTCGGGCGGACCGGTCGAGTGGATCGCGGAGCGAGGCGTGCCGCCGGCCTTGATCGGGAGGGTTGCAGCGCACGTGGCCGGAGAGCCTGCAGGGACGTTCGAGAACGGCAGCACCATCGAGGCGCAGCCGTTCGCTCGAAACCAGGGCTGGTTGAAGTAG
- a CDS encoding MaoC family dehydratase has protein sequence MSALAPTKRFDQVADGEELPELAIELTPTLIISTAIASRDYQDVHHDIGLAQQRGTKNIFMNILTTNGLVQRYVNDWAGPEAFFKAIQIKLGAPNYAGDTMTLTGRVTARTEDGGVVDIEVIGKNSIGKHVTAAVRLALPIA, from the coding sequence ATGAGTGCACTGGCTCCGACCAAGCGCTTCGATCAGGTCGCCGACGGCGAAGAGCTACCCGAACTTGCCATCGAGCTCACACCGACGCTGATCATCTCGACCGCGATCGCCTCACGCGACTACCAAGACGTCCATCATGACATCGGCCTCGCGCAGCAGCGCGGCACGAAGAACATCTTTATGAACATCCTGACCACGAACGGCCTCGTCCAGCGCTACGTGAACGACTGGGCCGGGCCGGAGGCGTTCTTCAAGGCCATCCAGATCAAGCTGGGTGCGCCCAACTACGCCGGCGACACGATGACGCTCACCGGAAGGGTCACGGCCCGGACGGAAGACGGGGGCGTGGTCGACATCGAGGTGATCGGCAAGAACAGCATCGGAAAGCACGTCACGGCCGCGGTACGCCTGGCGCTTCCGATCGCCTGA
- a CDS encoding acyl-CoA/acyl-ACP dehydrogenase translates to MDFSLSEDQQAIQDLARQIISDRATDDRVKQLAEGPGWYDDDLWTELANASLLGVAIREDLGGGGFGMSELTGLCEEAGRCIAPLPILSTLVLGALPIQEFGSDDQKKCLPDVTAGKTFLTAALAEMGHVDPARPATTAKKSGDGWVLDGVKVCVPDANRAARIVVPARMDGGAVGVFLISPDQAGVALEREITTNGEPQFTVTLTGATAEALGDPSKGAEVVRWIERRATIALSALQLGISFAALMRTAEYAKERKQFEKPIGSFQAYQLRAADAFIDVEAIRSTLYQAIWAVDEDRDADKAVEVAKWWACRAGHRVAHSTQHLHGGIGADVDYPIHRFFLWTKQTEYSLGGASVHLARLGALLAEGEDA, encoded by the coding sequence ATGGATTTCTCGTTGAGCGAAGACCAGCAGGCCATCCAGGACCTCGCGCGGCAGATCATCTCCGATCGCGCGACCGACGACCGAGTGAAGCAACTCGCGGAAGGTCCGGGGTGGTACGACGACGACTTGTGGACCGAACTCGCGAACGCGAGCCTTCTCGGGGTCGCGATTCGTGAGGATCTCGGAGGCGGAGGCTTCGGCATGTCCGAACTCACCGGCCTCTGTGAGGAGGCGGGTCGCTGCATTGCCCCGCTCCCGATTCTCTCGACGCTGGTTCTGGGCGCCCTGCCGATCCAGGAGTTCGGGTCGGACGATCAGAAGAAGTGTCTGCCCGACGTTACCGCCGGCAAGACGTTTCTCACGGCGGCGCTCGCCGAAATGGGCCATGTCGATCCGGCGCGGCCCGCGACGACGGCGAAGAAGTCCGGCGACGGCTGGGTGCTCGACGGCGTGAAGGTCTGTGTGCCGGATGCGAATCGTGCCGCGCGCATCGTCGTGCCGGCTCGGATGGACGGCGGTGCGGTCGGCGTCTTCCTGATTTCACCCGACCAGGCGGGAGTCGCGCTCGAGCGGGAGATTACGACGAACGGAGAGCCGCAGTTCACGGTGACGCTCACTGGGGCGACGGCCGAGGCCCTGGGGGATCCGTCCAAGGGTGCGGAGGTCGTTCGGTGGATCGAGCGCCGGGCGACGATCGCTCTCAGCGCACTGCAGCTGGGCATCTCCTTCGCAGCGCTGATGCGTACGGCGGAGTACGCCAAGGAGCGCAAGCAGTTCGAAAAGCCGATTGGCAGCTTCCAGGCCTATCAGCTGCGAGCGGCCGACGCTTTCATCGACGTCGAGGCGATTCGCTCTACGTTGTACCAGGCGATCTGGGCGGTTGATGAAGACCGGGATGCCGACAAGGCCGTCGAGGTCGCGAAGTGGTGGGCCTGTCGGGCGGGGCACCGTGTTGCCCACTCCACCCAACACCTGCACGGCGGAATCGGTGCCGACGTCGACTACCCGATCCATCGGTTCTTCCTGTGGACGAAGCAGACGGAGTACAGCCTCGGTGGCGCCTCGGTCCACCTCGCCCGCCTGGGTGCGCTGTTGGCGGAAGGAGAAGACGCATGA
- a CDS encoding bifunctional MaoC family dehydratase N-terminal/OB-fold nucleic acid binding domain-containing protein, whose product MLEDEKTSFYARLKEFEGRRVGEPFVARDPVNTPMARHWCDAMGDDNPVYTDPEAAAASVFGGLVVPPSMLQAWTMRGLKPPSATGPNAQAELWDVFAEQGFTSVVAVNCDQEYMRYLKPGDHLTHEIVIDSISPEKQTGLGTGHFIGQLYTFRDQDGETVGTMIFRLFKFRPRKKKTEAAVEGEKKGRPPRPRPGITRDTAHFWKGLEENKLLIQKCSSCGELRHPPEPMCPHCQSLEWETIESKGRGTVYSHVAMHHPPIPAFEYPNVIALIELDEGVRIVSNVIGISKDDIKIGMVVQAEFVRTDPELALHQFRPVKD is encoded by the coding sequence GTGTTGGAAGACGAGAAGACGAGCTTCTACGCTCGCCTGAAAGAGTTCGAAGGACGCCGTGTCGGCGAGCCGTTCGTGGCGCGCGATCCGGTGAACACGCCGATGGCGCGTCACTGGTGCGATGCAATGGGCGACGACAACCCGGTGTACACCGATCCCGAGGCGGCTGCCGCGTCGGTTTTCGGTGGCCTCGTGGTGCCGCCGTCGATGTTGCAGGCATGGACGATGCGCGGTCTGAAGCCGCCGTCCGCAACCGGCCCGAACGCGCAGGCGGAGTTGTGGGACGTCTTCGCCGAGCAGGGCTTCACCTCGGTGGTCGCGGTCAACTGCGACCAGGAGTACATGCGCTACCTGAAGCCGGGTGATCACCTCACGCACGAGATCGTGATCGACAGCATCTCTCCGGAGAAGCAGACCGGCCTCGGTACGGGTCACTTCATCGGTCAGCTCTACACCTTCCGCGATCAGGACGGCGAGACGGTCGGCACGATGATCTTCCGTTTGTTCAAGTTCCGTCCACGCAAGAAGAAGACGGAAGCGGCCGTTGAGGGAGAGAAGAAGGGTCGGCCGCCGCGTCCGCGCCCCGGGATCACGCGCGACACGGCGCATTTCTGGAAGGGTCTCGAAGAGAACAAGCTTCTTATCCAGAAGTGCAGCTCGTGCGGCGAGCTGCGCCACCCGCCGGAGCCGATGTGTCCGCATTGCCAGTCGCTCGAATGGGAGACCATCGAGTCGAAGGGCCGCGGTACGGTGTACAGCCATGTCGCGATGCATCATCCGCCGATTCCCGCCTTCGAATACCCGAACGTGATCGCGCTCATTGAGCTGGATGAGGGTGTCCGGATCGTCTCGAACGTGATCGGCATCTCCAAAGACGACATCAAGATCGGCATGGTCGTACAGGCCGAATTCGTACGCACCGATCCGGAACTGGCGTTGCACCAGTTCCGACCGGTCAAGGATTGA
- a CDS encoding acyl-CoA dehydrogenase family protein, producing MYVDFTPEQQKLRTKIREYFAGLMTEETRERLSHEVGGPVYKEVIRQIGKDGWLGVGWPEEWGGQGFTGIEQLIFLDEARRAGAPLPFVTLNTVGPAIMRHGSEEMKTKFLPLILGGQVHFAIGYSEPGAGTDLAALSTAAERVGDEYVVNGTKMFTSGANDADYVWLAVRTDPEAKKHKGITILICPTDQPGFSLAPIFTVGDGRTNMTYYEDVRVPVTNRVGDENAGWTLITTQLNYERIGLGVWGCIAQRLVDDTVRFARETTTDDGRPLIEQGWVQTALAEAFARTEAAKVMNWRMAWELEGGKLEPARASSVKVFGTEELIEIYRLLLDVLGQPGLLKSKSPGAVLRGEIEMQYRACQINTFGGGVNEIQRQIVAWMGLGLPRG from the coding sequence ATGTACGTCGATTTCACGCCTGAGCAGCAAAAGCTCCGCACGAAGATTCGTGAATACTTCGCCGGTCTCATGACGGAGGAGACGCGCGAGCGTCTCAGTCACGAGGTCGGCGGGCCCGTCTACAAGGAAGTCATTCGCCAGATCGGCAAGGATGGCTGGCTCGGCGTCGGCTGGCCAGAGGAGTGGGGCGGGCAGGGCTTCACGGGGATCGAGCAGCTGATCTTCCTCGACGAGGCGCGTCGCGCGGGAGCTCCGCTCCCGTTCGTCACCTTGAACACGGTCGGGCCGGCAATCATGCGGCACGGCAGCGAGGAGATGAAGACGAAGTTCCTGCCCCTCATTCTCGGCGGGCAGGTACACTTCGCCATCGGATATTCAGAGCCCGGGGCCGGGACCGATCTCGCGGCGCTCTCGACCGCCGCGGAGCGGGTGGGCGACGAGTACGTGGTGAACGGCACGAAGATGTTCACGAGTGGCGCCAACGACGCCGACTACGTCTGGCTCGCCGTCCGCACCGACCCCGAGGCGAAGAAGCACAAGGGGATCACCATCCTCATTTGCCCGACCGACCAGCCGGGGTTCAGCCTCGCACCGATCTTCACAGTCGGCGATGGCCGCACGAACATGACGTACTACGAGGACGTTCGCGTCCCCGTGACGAATCGGGTCGGGGATGAGAACGCGGGCTGGACGCTCATCACGACTCAGCTCAACTACGAACGGATCGGACTCGGCGTCTGGGGCTGCATTGCGCAGCGCTTGGTCGACGACACCGTTCGCTTTGCGCGCGAGACCACGACGGATGATGGCCGTCCGCTGATAGAGCAGGGTTGGGTGCAAACGGCGCTCGCCGAAGCCTTCGCCCGCACCGAGGCGGCAAAGGTCATGAACTGGCGGATGGCCTGGGAGCTCGAAGGCGGCAAGCTCGAGCCGGCGCGAGCCTCGTCGGTGAAGGTCTTTGGCACCGAGGAGCTGATCGAGATCTATCGGCTTCTGCTCGACGTGTTGGGCCAACCGGGGCTGCTCAAGTCGAAGTCGCCCGGGGCGGTCCTGCGCGGCGAGATCGAGATGCAGTACCGCGCGTGTCAGATCAACACGTTCGGTGGCGGTGTGAACGAGATTCAACGACAGATCGTGGCCTGGATGGGCCTCGGACTGCCGCGCGGCTAA
- a CDS encoding CoA transferase: MEALRDLRVVEIGGDIACAYASKLLADLGADVVKIEPPEGDPLRLWGPFKDGKVDPEEGGLARYLNANKRSMVIDLDGPGAVEKVRALLVGADVVIESDRPGRLEKRGLGLDVLRDLNPRIALVRISPFGQTGPYRDLEATELVIQAAGGWVSAHGLPGSAAVRVGGRIPEYLVGSFAATAALTAVRAARDKNSAVDVDVSMMECLVGTLPYPMMWAETLRKMGMPPPQKRRTPLPGVLRCKDAWVGVNVLTAQQWEDTCTLFEVPQFAQEQKNIQSDFPVAQEFFDAIQPWLKEHTADEIVTLGQAFRIPTVWIGSGDTLERFDQFRERPFFVQEPGRDWKRPGFPYRLAKTPAAIRTTAPRLGEHTWALDDPWAAREEPVVPTRKKRPNGRPDVEGLPFRDLRVLDLGTFWAGPFVGMYFASHGADVIKVESVQRPDGFRFSQTYPQLGEDYYEHSTTYQGSNHGKRDLTLDLRQEEARDLLLGLLADTDVLIENFSPRVMENFGLTYEKLIETKPDLIMVRMPGFGLEGPWRDYVGWATVIEQAAGMTWVTGHPGGPPLNPGGFIDCGVSMHVGVALQSALMHRERTGEGQHIEVAQLETGTCLTPEQIIEHTMNGTVLGRYGNRDRDFAPQGAYPTNEGAWVAFSVRTDEEWSRLVEALERPEWATAPALGTLSGRVARHDEIDAKLTEWTKQRSAADVVAVLRERRIPVSEALVATKMYGEPQLEARGFYQALDHPRSGERRYPTWPMRFSYGPEPQYATVAPTLGQHNAEILSGELGLSKEDLERLESTSIIGDRMAG; this comes from the coding sequence ATGGAAGCTCTTCGCGATCTACGCGTCGTCGAGATCGGTGGCGACATCGCTTGTGCGTACGCGTCCAAGCTATTGGCCGATCTGGGTGCGGACGTCGTCAAAATCGAGCCCCCCGAAGGCGATCCTCTCCGTCTCTGGGGCCCGTTCAAGGACGGCAAGGTCGACCCCGAAGAGGGTGGGCTCGCCCGCTACCTGAACGCGAACAAGCGCAGCATGGTGATCGATCTCGACGGCCCGGGTGCGGTCGAGAAGGTTCGCGCGCTGCTCGTTGGTGCGGACGTCGTCATCGAGAGCGATCGGCCCGGGCGGCTCGAGAAGCGGGGCCTCGGTCTCGACGTCCTTCGCGACCTCAATCCCCGGATCGCGCTCGTCCGGATCTCTCCCTTCGGTCAGACCGGGCCGTACCGCGACCTCGAGGCGACCGAACTGGTGATCCAGGCGGCCGGTGGCTGGGTGTCTGCACACGGCCTCCCGGGATCTGCAGCCGTTCGTGTCGGTGGCCGTATCCCCGAGTATCTCGTCGGCTCCTTCGCTGCGACGGCCGCACTCACCGCCGTGCGCGCCGCACGGGACAAGAATTCGGCCGTCGACGTCGACGTGTCGATGATGGAGTGCCTCGTCGGGACGTTGCCCTACCCGATGATGTGGGCCGAGACGCTCAGGAAGATGGGCATGCCGCCGCCGCAGAAGCGGCGCACCCCGTTGCCGGGCGTGCTTCGTTGCAAGGACGCGTGGGTCGGCGTGAACGTGCTGACCGCGCAGCAGTGGGAAGACACGTGCACGCTCTTCGAGGTCCCGCAGTTCGCGCAAGAGCAGAAGAACATCCAATCCGACTTTCCCGTCGCGCAGGAGTTCTTCGACGCGATTCAGCCGTGGCTCAAAGAGCACACGGCCGACGAGATCGTGACGCTCGGCCAGGCCTTCCGCATTCCCACGGTCTGGATCGGTAGCGGTGACACGCTCGAGCGATTCGATCAGTTCCGCGAGCGTCCGTTCTTCGTGCAGGAGCCCGGCCGCGACTGGAAGCGACCCGGATTCCCCTATCGGTTGGCCAAGACGCCGGCTGCAATTCGGACCACCGCGCCGCGCCTGGGAGAGCACACCTGGGCACTCGACGATCCCTGGGCCGCACGTGAGGAGCCGGTCGTCCCCACTCGGAAGAAGCGGCCGAACGGTCGCCCCGACGTCGAAGGCCTTCCGTTCCGCGACCTGCGGGTGCTCGATCTCGGCACGTTCTGGGCGGGACCCTTCGTCGGGATGTACTTCGCGTCTCACGGCGCGGATGTGATCAAAGTAGAGTCGGTCCAGCGCCCCGACGGCTTCCGCTTCAGCCAGACGTACCCGCAGCTCGGCGAGGACTACTACGAGCACAGCACGACCTACCAGGGTTCGAACCACGGGAAGCGCGATCTCACTCTCGATCTCCGCCAGGAAGAGGCCCGCGACCTCCTGCTTGGGCTGCTCGCCGACACCGACGTCCTGATCGAGAATTTCTCGCCGCGCGTGATGGAGAACTTCGGTCTCACGTACGAGAAGCTGATCGAGACGAAACCCGACCTGATCATGGTCCGGATGCCCGGCTTTGGTCTCGAGGGTCCGTGGCGTGACTACGTTGGGTGGGCGACTGTCATCGAGCAGGCCGCGGGTATGACCTGGGTCACGGGTCACCCGGGCGGGCCACCGCTCAATCCGGGAGGCTTCATCGATTGCGGTGTTTCGATGCACGTCGGTGTCGCCCTCCAGTCTGCACTCATGCACCGCGAGCGGACCGGTGAGGGTCAGCACATCGAAGTCGCCCAGCTCGAAACCGGGACATGCCTCACGCCGGAGCAGATCATCGAGCACACGATGAATGGGACCGTGCTCGGCCGTTACGGAAACCGCGATCGCGACTTCGCGCCGCAGGGCGCGTACCCGACGAACGAGGGCGCGTGGGTCGCGTTTTCCGTGAGAACGGATGAAGAGTGGTCTCGGCTCGTGGAGGCTCTCGAGCGACCGGAATGGGCGACCGCCCCGGCGCTGGGAACCCTGTCCGGCCGCGTGGCCCGCCACGATGAGATCGACGCGAAGCTGACGGAATGGACGAAGCAGCGTTCCGCCGCCGACGTCGTCGCAGTCCTGCGCGAGCGCCGCATCCCCGTGTCCGAGGCTCTCGTAGCAACGAAGATGTACGGCGAGCCGCAGCTGGAAGCGCGGGGCTTCTACCAGGCATTGGATCATCCCCGTTCGGGCGAGCGCCGCTACCCCACCTGGCCGATGCGCTTCTCGTACGGACCGGAGCCACAGTACGCGACCGTTGCGCCGACCCTGGGTCAGCACAATGCCGAAATCCTCAGCGGTGAGCTGGGTTTGTCGAAAGAAGATCTCGAGCGCCTCGAAAGCACTTCCATAATCGGAGACCGAATGGCCGGGTAG
- a CDS encoding VOC family protein translates to MVKLDHLILMVNDMDASVAFYMEIMGFRDEGSSEPFRVIRVRDDLTLQLAPWGTSGGTHLAFAMERPEFDEAFARIRNAGLEYGDSFHSVGNQQGPGDATGALGPGKAVYVFDPNKHLIEIRHY, encoded by the coding sequence ATGGTCAAGCTGGATCATCTCATCCTCATGGTGAACGACATGGACGCGAGTGTCGCGTTCTACATGGAGATAATGGGGTTTCGGGATGAGGGCAGCAGCGAGCCCTTCCGCGTGATCCGAGTCCGCGACGACCTCACGCTCCAACTGGCGCCCTGGGGCACATCGGGGGGAACGCATCTGGCGTTCGCGATGGAGCGCCCCGAGTTCGATGAGGCCTTCGCTAGGATCCGCAACGCGGGACTCGAATACGGGGACTCTTTTCACAGCGTGGGGAATCAGCAGGGCCCCGGCGACGCGACCGGAGCTCTCGGCCCCGGCAAGGCCGTCTACGTCTTCGATCCGAACAAGCACCTGATAGAGATTCGTCACTACTGA
- a CDS encoding 2-hydroxychromene-2-carboxylate isomerase → MSLEVDVFWSFRSPYSYLATGRLVRLAQERDVDLNIRPVLPIAIRTPDFFDQVNPLWPPYLLRDTARIAECEGLPYGWPRPDPVVQDFATRTIPKEQPYIHRLTRLGIEAAARGKGLAFIDEVSQIIFGGQVDGWDQGSHLADATQRAGLDLAEMEAAIAEDPAARDAGIDRNQKALEAAGHWGVPTMVFEGEPFFGQDRLDLLVWRMKQKDLAPRS, encoded by the coding sequence ATGAGCCTCGAAGTCGACGTTTTCTGGTCCTTTCGGAGTCCGTACTCGTATCTCGCAACCGGCCGGCTGGTGCGCCTCGCGCAGGAGCGCGACGTGGACCTGAACATCCGCCCTGTGCTCCCCATTGCGATTCGGACCCCGGATTTCTTCGACCAGGTGAACCCGCTCTGGCCGCCGTATCTGCTCCGCGACACCGCGCGGATCGCGGAGTGCGAGGGCCTCCCCTACGGCTGGCCACGACCGGACCCGGTCGTCCAGGATTTCGCGACGCGGACCATCCCGAAGGAGCAGCCGTACATCCATCGCCTGACGCGACTGGGGATCGAGGCCGCCGCCCGTGGGAAGGGGCTCGCCTTCATCGACGAGGTCTCGCAGATCATCTTCGGTGGGCAGGTCGACGGCTGGGATCAGGGCTCGCATCTCGCGGACGCGACGCAGCGAGCGGGGCTCGATCTGGCAGAGATGGAAGCCGCGATCGCAGAGGACCCGGCTGCTCGCGACGCCGGGATCGATCGGAACCAGAAGGCTCTGGAAGCGGCGGGGCATTGGGGCGTGCCTACGATGGTGTTCGAAGGCGAGCCGTTCTTCGGCCAGGATCGCCTGGACCTACTGGTCTGGCGAATGAAGCAGAAGGACCTCGCGCCCCGATCCTGA